The genome window ATTTTTTCTATATTTAGATTTTCCTTCAGGTTGACAGCTGCTTCCACTGCACTCTGAGCATGATACTCAACAGGCCAGAATTTGATATATGTGTCCATTATCCTTTCTGGAGGTCTCTTTTCTGAAATAGTTCTCAATCCTTCCATATGGATAGAATCTTTTAACAATAATTTGTTGAAACCCATTTCACCTTCAAATGGCCTGCTCGGTCCAGTAAAACCTTTTTCTGCCAGTAGAGAGGAAAATATTGCATTTTTAGAAGCATTTGAAGCGGCAGCTCCTTTCCACATGGAGAGTTCTCCTGCTCTGGTTTGTCTCATTGCCGCATGCGGCACAACCGTTAGAGCGATGGCGTTTTTTGTGTTTTGAACATTCATATTTAGAAGTTTTGATGCCCCTAAAACCACACCAATTGCTATAAAGTTTACATGGTCCCAGCCGTTCTTTCTTAAAGATCCACTATCACAGAGAGAAACCACTACCTCATATGCTGTGGCAATGGATGTAACCAGATCTCTTCCATTGTTTTTATTATATTCTGCAAGAGCTAAAAGGGGCATTATGACATCTGATGGATGAATGGGCTCCAATGACAGATAGGTATCGCTGAAATCGAGATATCTTACATGAAGACCATTTATGAAGGCGGCAAGTCCTGGCATAGTCTTAACAGGCGTGCCAATGACTATTGCCCCGTTGGATAATTTGAAGTCGTATCCCATCTTCCTTGCAATTTCTGGTGCCTGCTCGGGATATGCGGCAACAGCCACCCCTACGGAATCTATTATGCGCCTCTTTACCTCATGTATGACCTCCGAAGAGATTTTCTCAAAACTTACATTTTTTGTATAATCCGCAAATAAACTGGAAAACTTGTCC of Deltaproteobacteria bacterium contains these proteins:
- a CDS encoding MmgE/PrpD family protein, which produces MDKFSSLFADYTKNVSFEKISSEVIHEVKRRIIDSVGVAVAAYPEQAPEIARKMGYDFKLSNGAIVIGTPVKTMPGLAAFINGLHVRYLDFSDTYLSLEPIHPSDVIMPLLALAEYNKNNGRDLVTSIATAYEVVVSLCDSGSLRKNGWDHVNFIAIGVVLGASKLLNMNVQNTKNAIALTVVPHAAMRQTRAGELSMWKGAAASNASKNAIFSSLLAEKGFTGPSRPFEGEMGFNKLLLKDSIHMEGLRTISEKRPPERIMDTYIKFWPVEYHAQSAVEAAVNLKENLNIEKMEELTIDTFDVSYEILAKDPEKWQPKTRETADHSLPYITLVALLDGKVTKESFSKERLNDKKTMNFLKNNVKLNSCEDLSKLYPDGIPNRIIVRTKDGKVFSEEVRYPKGHAKNPMTDSEVEEKFRSNVKNMIDKNRINEMLNILWNIEKLEDFESLFNLLSME